A region of Diospyros lotus cultivar Yz01 chromosome 3, ASM1463336v1, whole genome shotgun sequence DNA encodes the following proteins:
- the LOC127796396 gene encoding glutaredoxin-C11-like — translation MDKVFELASRTAAAIFTRGSCDMCFTITTLFHNLGASPAIYDLDQFGGAGREMERALKKLNCNPAVPAVFIGGKFVGSSKDVISFHVDGSLRQMLINAGAIWF, via the coding sequence ATGGATAAGGTGTTCGAGCTGGCGTCGAGGACGGCGGCGGCGATCTTCACGAGGGGCTCCTGCGACATGTGCTTCACCATCACGACGCTGTTCCATAATCTCGGAGCAAGCCCGGCGATTTACGATCTCGACCAGTTTGGCGGCGCCGGCAGGGAAATGGAGAGGGCCCTCAAGAAGCTGAACTGTAACCCCGCCGTCCCCGCGGTGTTCATCGGCGGCAAGTTCGTGGGCTCCTCCAAAGACGTCATATCTTTCCACGTTGATGGGTCTCTCCGGCAAATGCTCATCAACGCCGGCGCTATCTGGTTCTAG